A section of the Eublepharis macularius isolate TG4126 chromosome 1, MPM_Emac_v1.0, whole genome shotgun sequence genome encodes:
- the LOC129343057 gene encoding uncharacterized protein LOC129343057 isoform X2, whose translation MRGQGGRRGLAEAAPLLALLLLLAALEGASSHPVQRPVVGDLGGSVSLQVSVPPGTEVARIEWDFQPGSGQALVIAEFTPGQWERPNPEDRFGPRLEKADETTLRIQALAKEDSGVYTAHVRYRTAEVQEHVFLLQVSDESGPGGTWMLHLLWLFAIPMPCFVICIWKRCKKFEKYGMKVFEKVKKSKNGDVCPQPTQMETLSGQESNLGNPPQSHSL comes from the exons ATGCGGGGCCAGGGAGGCCGTCGCGGCCTGGCGGAGGCGGCCCCGCTgctggcgctgctgctgctgctggccgccCTGGAGG gcGCCTCCAGCCATCCAGTGCAGCGTCCGGTGGTCGGGGACCTGGGAGGGTCGGTCTCGCTGCAGGTTTCGGTACCGCCAGGCACAGAAGTGGCCAGAATCGAGTGGGATTTCCAGCCCGGCAGCGGCCAAGCCCTGGTGATTGCGGAATTCACACCTGGGCAATGGGAGCGGCCCAATCCCGAAGACCGATTTGGGCCGCGGCTGGAAAAGGCTGACGAGACCACGCTGAGGATCCAGGCCCTGGCGAAGGAGGACAGCGGCGTCTATACGGCTCACGTGAGATACAGAACCGCCGAGGTGCAAGAGCACGTCTTTCTCCTCCAGGTTTCGG ATGAAAGTGGACCTGGAGGGACCTGGATGCTTCACCTCCTTTGGCTGTTTGCCATCCCGATGCCATGCTTTGTGATTTGCATCTGGAAGCGCTGTAAGAAATTTGAAAAGTATGGAATGAAAGTTTTCGAGAAAGTTAAAAAGTCAAAAAATGGCGATGTTTGTCCTCAGCCCACTCAGATGGAGACTTTGTCAGGGCAAGAAAGCAACCTGGGGAATCCCCCCCAATCTCACTCCCTGTGA
- the LOC129343057 gene encoding uncharacterized protein LOC129343057 isoform X1 encodes MATRKQSPAMSKSVTATLQGKGETLEELVRRAVFDAVQPFVAKLNEMGQKVDSVESEVKAIKETATGAEQSAHENAVLMKATSKEVKLLENQIIGLQVDCAQTVLRLQNVKEEQSENLKDLVSGLLAPFAKATKEEIKNDILEVRRTSSKYAMKRQLPREIIIDFSSKKTRDTILYNSYNVDLDYLGNKVKILKDVPFLARKRRFKYKGLAASLRKCDIKYKWLFPEGVWFRYKDQTYKITSEAQLTEFLFNHQEFLQEESSKSERESGGEERAGAAAPAAQRELRPRRKGGGGRGADPDYNLYCIRPTNLIAY; translated from the coding sequence atggcgacgagaaagcagagcccagcaatgagtaaatcggtgacggCAACGCttcaagggaagggggaaacgctggaagagctggtgagacgagcagttttcgatgctgtgcagccttttgtagcgaaactgaatgaaatggggcaaaaggttgattctgtGGAGagtgaggtgaaagccattaaagaaacagcgaccggagcagagcagtctgcacacgagaacgcagtactcatgaaagcaacaagtaaggaagtgaagcttttggagaatcaaataataggattacaagtggactgtgcccaaacggtattgcgtcttcaaaatgtaaaagaagagcaaagtgaaaatttaaaagatttggtgtctggacttttggcgccatttgcaaaggcaactaaagaagagattaaaaacgacatcttggaagtccggcggacatcttcaaagtatgcaatgaagcggcagctgcctcgtgagattattattgatttttcatctaagaagactcgggacaccatcttatataattcgtataatgtggacttggactatttgggcaataaggttaaaatattgaaggacgttccatttttggctcgtaagaGGAGATTCAAGTACAAGGGACTTgcggcttccttgaggaaatgcgatataaaatataaatggctgtttccagaaggcgtctggttcagatataaggatcaaacctacaagattacatcggaagcgcagctgacagagtttttgttcaaccatcaggagtttctgcaggaagaaagttcgaagtctgaaagggaaagtgggggggaggagagagcgggcgcagctgctccagctgcgcagagagaattgagaccgagacgcaaagggggggggggaagaggtgctgATCCTGATTATaatttgtattgtataagacctaccaatctgatagcatattag
- the LOC129325794 gene encoding T-lymphocyte surface antigen Ly-9-like, with protein MIVPEETDFAEPEPSLLARVDIGRVAGMEAPDLWLVLLLLALQCPGTANIPAQNPPRHQVNGIRGGSVLLRVSITSSQTVAKIEWKFQPQTGLTLVIAEFISGKLKRPNPRDRFGQRLEMADEATLRIVELEPGDRGVYKARVRLASAVVEEHSFHCTVHEPLPEPQIRHRLVSRTADACNVTLQCPVSEKGGINVSWRRGKQLLALEAGSDWYWLSAADTDLHLSWRPSSSDSIFTCLLSNPADQRSVSVDLLSICQSEGTGGNPAENPPCQVNGIRGGSALFPLMVPSTQRVDRIEWFFQGGSSPEILTATFRDGKLERQNTRDGFGQRLEMAGETRLRIRALEQEDSGLFKARVLFATAEIHEPTFRLTIFEPVPDPQIRHRLVSRTADACNVTLQCLAPERGGINVSWRRGKQLRALEGASDWYRLSAADTDLHLSWLPDSSDSTFTCLFSNPAEQRNVSFDLLSICQNEDGGTLLWLRLAILVGLLVQIVAVASLNILERMGQEQN; from the exons ATGATTGTGCCGGAAGAGACGGACTTTGCTGAACCAGAGCCCAGCTTACTGGCCAGGGTGGACATTGGCAGAGTAGCAGGGATGGAAGCCCCCGACCTTTGGCTGGTGCTGCTCCTGCTGGCTCTCCAATGCCCAG GGACTGCAAATATTCCAGCACAGAATCCTCCTCGGCATCAAGTGAACGGCATCCGGGGAGGATCAGTCTTGCTTCGTGTATCAATAACCTCTTCTCAAACAGTGGCCAAAATTGAATGgaaatttcagccccaaactggCCTCACACTTGTGATCGCTGAATTCATCAGTGGAAAATTGAAGCGGCCCAATCCCAGAGACAGATTCGGGCAACGGCTAGAAATGGCGGATGAGGCCACGCTGAGGATTGTAGAGCTGGAGCCGGGGGACCGGGGGGTCTACAAGGCCCGTGTGAGGCTGGCCTCTGCTGTGGTCGAAGAGCATTCATTCCACTGCACTGTACACG AGCCATTGCCAGAACCGCAGATACGCCACCGCCTGGTCTCCAGGACTGCCGATGCCTGCAACGTGACCTTGCAGTGCCCGGTGTCTGAAAAGGGGGGAATTAATGTCTCCTGGAGAAGAGGGAAGCAGCTTCTTGCCCTAGAAGCGGGTTCGGACTGGTACTGGCTCTCTGCCGCAGACACGGATCTCCACTTGTCATGGCGGCCCAGCTCCTCAGACTCCATTTTCACCTGCCTGCTCAGCAACCCTGCCGATCAGAGGAGCGTCTCCGTCGACTTGCTCAGCATCTGCCAGAGTGAGG GCACTGGGGGCAATCCGGCAGAGAATCCGCCCTGCCAGGTGAACGGGATCCGGGGAGGATCTGCCCTGTTTCCTCTGATGGTACCTTCGACACAAAGGGTGGACAGAATTGAGTGGTTCTTTCAAGGGGGGTCCAGCCCAGAAATTCTGACTGCCACATTCAGGGATGGAAAACTGGAGCGGCAAAATACCCGTGACGGGTTTGGGCAGCGGCTAGAAATGGCTGGCGAGACCAGGCTACGGATCAGGGCCCTGGAGCAGGAGGACAGCGGCCTGTTCAAAGCCCGCGTTCTTTTTGCCACTGCTGAAATTCATGAGCCGACCTTCCGCCTCACCATCTTTG AGCCTGTCCCAGACCCTCAGATACGCCACCGCCTGGTCTCCAGGACTGCGGATGCCTGCAATGTGACGCTGCAGTGCCTGGCACCTGAAAGGGGGGGAATTAACGTCTCCTGGAGAAGAGGGAAGCAGCTCCGTGCCCTAGAAGGAGCTTCGGACTGGTACCGGCTCTCTGCTGCAGACACGGATCTCCACCTGTCTTGGCTGCCCGACTCCTCGGACTCCACCTTCACCTGCCTGTTCAGCAACCCTGCTGAGCAAAGGAACGTCTCCTTTGACTTGCTGAGCATCTGCCAGAATGAAG ACGGCGGGACCCTCCTCTGGCTGAGGTTGGCCATCTTGGTGGGGCTGCTGGTGCAGATTGTTGCTGTTGCCTCATTGAACATCCTGGAAAGGATggggcaggaacagaactga
- the LOC129343057 gene encoding uncharacterized protein LOC129343057 isoform X3 → MRGQGGRRGLAEAAPLLALLLLLAALEGASSHPVQRPVVGDLGGSVSLQVSVPPGTEVARIEWDFQPGSGQALVIAEFTPGQWERPNPEDRFGPRLEKADETTLRIQALAKEDSGVYTAHVRYRTAEVQEHVFLLQVSDPDSPALTLWKHAPAS, encoded by the exons ATGCGGGGCCAGGGAGGCCGTCGCGGCCTGGCGGAGGCGGCCCCGCTgctggcgctgctgctgctgctggccgccCTGGAGG gcGCCTCCAGCCATCCAGTGCAGCGTCCGGTGGTCGGGGACCTGGGAGGGTCGGTCTCGCTGCAGGTTTCGGTACCGCCAGGCACAGAAGTGGCCAGAATCGAGTGGGATTTCCAGCCCGGCAGCGGCCAAGCCCTGGTGATTGCGGAATTCACACCTGGGCAATGGGAGCGGCCCAATCCCGAAGACCGATTTGGGCCGCGGCTGGAAAAGGCTGACGAGACCACGCTGAGGATCCAGGCCCTGGCGAAGGAGGACAGCGGCGTCTATACGGCTCACGTGAGATACAGAACCGCCGAGGTGCAAGAGCACGTCTTTCTCCTCCAGGTTTCGG ACCCTGACTCTCCAGCCTTAACTCTTTGGAAGCATGCTCCAGCCTCTTAA